One window from the genome of Breoghania sp. L-A4 encodes:
- a CDS encoding alpha-2-macroglobulin family protein codes for MALFSGIVRVGDDGAALVEFEVPDFNGTLRLMATAWSASGLGHAVSDVIVRDPVVMSVSLPKFLAPGDTSRMLVEIDNVDGPAGTYELVFEQTPEIVIGKADTEHTVELAQKERRAIRIPIEGREVGDAEITLVLNGPLGGPSEAVAAKSLALGVRDNQPDETERRIVNLPPAGSIHLTGSTVAGFRAGASRVSFSVTGAARIDVPGLLASLDRFPYGCSEQTTSRALPLLYLNQVALASGLDTDAAIRARVTKAISGVLANQSSGGGFGLWNSYGDNDLWLDAYVSDFLIRARGFDYDVPALAYDQALDNLANRIAYASDFSDGGEGIAYALYVLARAARVSIGDLRYFHDTKLEDFSTPMARAQLGAALALYGEQERARAAFGSAAEQLRTGMSETADGYRSDYGSMLRDGAALVTLAAETKPAGVALDELVSLMGEAATNDRGYSTQEMAWMLLAANALTDSTADAKLALDGNVLSAPATRLYNGASLIAAPVRLTNQGETPVDVVTSVTGPPIRPGGPRGNGFTVMRDIYDLEGNPVDLAAIAQNTRVVVVLKVLALDDEAGRLLLVDRLPAGLEIDNPRLLRSGDVGALDWLALETETAHTEFRDDRFVAAFNRARGDARNASFAYLARAVTPGAYVHPPASVEDMYRPYRSAHTETGRVEVIGPNR; via the coding sequence GTGGCGCTGTTCTCCGGCATCGTGCGCGTCGGCGACGACGGCGCGGCGCTGGTCGAATTCGAAGTGCCGGACTTCAACGGCACCCTGCGTCTGATGGCCACCGCCTGGAGCGCGTCGGGTCTGGGACACGCGGTCAGCGACGTGATCGTGCGGGATCCGGTGGTGATGAGTGTGTCGCTGCCGAAATTCCTGGCGCCGGGTGATACCTCGCGCATGCTGGTCGAGATCGACAATGTCGACGGTCCTGCGGGAACCTATGAACTGGTGTTCGAGCAGACGCCTGAAATCGTCATCGGCAAGGCCGACACCGAACACACCGTGGAGCTTGCGCAGAAGGAGCGCCGCGCCATCCGCATCCCGATCGAGGGACGCGAGGTGGGCGACGCGGAGATCACCCTGGTGCTCAACGGCCCGCTGGGCGGCCCGAGCGAGGCGGTCGCGGCCAAGTCCCTGGCGCTGGGCGTGCGCGACAATCAGCCCGACGAGACCGAACGGCGGATCGTCAATCTGCCGCCGGCGGGAAGCATTCATCTGACGGGGTCCACCGTTGCGGGATTCCGCGCTGGCGCCAGCCGCGTGAGTTTCTCCGTCACCGGCGCCGCGCGGATCGATGTCCCGGGCCTGCTGGCCTCGCTCGACCGGTTCCCCTATGGCTGCTCGGAACAGACGACCAGCCGCGCGCTGCCGCTTCTCTATCTCAATCAGGTCGCATTGGCGTCGGGCCTCGATACGGATGCCGCCATTCGCGCGCGGGTGACGAAGGCGATCTCCGGCGTGCTGGCGAACCAGTCGTCCGGAGGCGGCTTCGGCCTGTGGAACAGCTACGGCGACAACGATCTGTGGCTCGATGCCTATGTGTCCGATTTCCTGATCCGGGCGCGCGGTTTCGACTATGACGTGCCGGCGCTTGCCTATGACCAGGCGCTGGACAATCTCGCCAACCGCATCGCCTATGCGTCGGACTTCTCCGACGGCGGCGAGGGCATCGCCTATGCGCTCTATGTTCTGGCGCGCGCCGCCCGCGTTTCCATCGGCGATCTGCGCTACTTCCACGACACCAAGCTCGAGGATTTCTCCACACCCATGGCGCGCGCGCAGCTCGGCGCGGCGCTGGCGCTCTATGGCGAGCAGGAACGCGCCCGAGCGGCGTTTGGCTCTGCCGCGGAGCAGTTGCGCACCGGCATGAGCGAGACCGCGGACGGCTATCGCTCCGATTATGGCTCGATGCTGCGCGACGGGGCGGCCCTGGTGACGCTTGCGGCGGAAACCAAGCCCGCCGGCGTCGCGCTGGATGAACTCGTCTCGCTGATGGGCGAGGCGGCGACGAACGACCGCGGCTACAGCACGCAGGAAATGGCCTGGATGCTGCTCGCGGCCAATGCGCTGACGGACAGCACCGCCGACGCCAAGCTGGCGCTGGACGGTAATGTCCTCAGCGCTCCCGCGACGCGTCTTTATAATGGGGCGTCGTTGATCGCGGCGCCGGTGCGGCTGACCAACCAGGGCGAGACGCCCGTCGACGTGGTCACCTCGGTGACCGGTCCGCCGATCAGGCCGGGTGGGCCGCGTGGCAATGGCTTCACCGTGATGCGCGACATCTATGATCTCGAGGGCAATCCGGTGGATCTGGCGGCGATCGCCCAGAACACCCGGGTCGTGGTGGTGCTCAAGGTGCTGGCGCTGGACGACGAAGCGGGGCGCTTGCTGCTCGTCGATCGGCTGCCCGCCGGACTGGAGATCGACAATCCGCGCCTGCTGCGCAGCGGCGACGTGGGCGCGCTCGACTGGCTGGCGCTGGAGACCGAGACGGCGCACACGGAGTTCCGCGATGACCGGTTTGTCGCGGCGTTCAACCGCGCCCGCGGCGACGCGCGCAACGCAAGCTTTGCTTATCTGGCGCGGGCGGTGACCCCGGGAGCCTATGTGCATCCGCCGGCGAGCGTGGAGGACATGTACCGTCCGTACCGGTCCGCGCACACGGAGACGGGCCGCGTCGAGGTGATCGGCCCGAACCGATAG
- a CDS encoding MG2 domain-containing protein: MSGRKHVRTYVGLGALRGCLIPVVACVVAALGTVLVPSLSVQPAFAAERRIVVIEDADYFGADYRTVRDVDLEACKATCLDDPICQAFTYNVSASWCFLKSDFGDLKKFKGAIAGRVVAVRDAPSVPAVAERRADLGYLPRSLSDEAERYASSLADRFYANGAGLGALTRDADAAMAAGRTEAAHALFGRALTLAPERFDLWAGLAQSALAAEPDDWQARQRLQEAASAAAVNAYLRSGNDGERVRALELIARSYMPRQLWKPAIRSYRLALTIRDDDTLRADYEKLVAEHGFRIINHQVDSDAAAPRICLVFSEKLQTARPNLADFVHVDDAPGTSVEVEDAQICVDGVRHGGRYAIEVRPGLPSADGETIEKPVRLSIYVRDRAPSVRVIGRAYVLPSGKDPTIPLVSVNTGLIGAEIYRVGDRAIAELIRSGRFLDQLSAYRADEIRNDTGARIWEGEIEVDQVLNQDVTTAVPLDDIGIDLKPGAYALVARPANDARNQWGPFATQWFVVSDLGLTSYSGRDGLHVMVRSLASAKARGAVTLQLIAANNEVLGEAESDEAGYARFAPGLARGTGGMRPAVLMARAADGDYAFLDLAKAAFDLTDRGVEGRPAPGPLDVYAFTERGVYRPGAQVHAMALVRDSKAVASGDVPLTFVFARPDGVEHRRINSPDGGLGGHNVTLPLSPGAAQGTWSLTVYADPKGEALARKTFLVEDFQPERVDFDLETDATRIDPQDPPEIALSARYLYGAPAGGQRLEGEITLRPTRTWGTEHKGYLFGLADEESYPNSQALPADLVTDEDGALSFVPLLPETPADTQLTQAEIVARLVDAGGRFVERTLSLPVAPEGPRIGIRPLFEDAVEEGGPAAFNVIVVDETGARQEAKGLSWTLSKLERNYQWYQSDGTWQYDAVTTTQRVDTGTLDVSDTDVAALSLPVQWGQYRLEITVGGAAPTATSVDFSAGWYVADAGSETPDVLEVGLDREAYRPGDTAKLRLKARFPGVALISVMADGLVSTQTVEVAQAGDMSIDVPVTEDWGTGAYVTATLYRPMDIEAKRMPARAIGVQWLGVEPGDRRLDLSLEAPEQMRPRNTLSVPLKLANLAPGEEAYVTLAAVDLGILNLTRYEPPAPDAWYFGQRELGMEIRDLYGQLIDRMAGTRGRVRSGGDGMGWASRGRRRPRSPWRCSPASCASATTARRWSNSKCRTSTAPCV, translated from the coding sequence ATGAGCGGTCGAAAGCATGTCCGGACATATGTGGGTTTGGGTGCCTTGAGGGGCTGCCTGATACCGGTTGTCGCCTGTGTCGTCGCGGCGCTTGGAACGGTCCTCGTCCCCTCCTTGTCGGTGCAACCGGCTTTTGCTGCGGAACGGCGCATCGTGGTGATCGAGGATGCCGATTATTTCGGCGCCGATTACCGCACCGTGCGCGATGTGGATCTGGAAGCCTGCAAGGCTACCTGCCTCGACGATCCCATCTGCCAGGCCTTCACCTATAACGTCAGTGCATCCTGGTGCTTCCTGAAGAGCGATTTCGGCGACCTGAAGAAGTTCAAGGGCGCCATCGCGGGCCGTGTTGTCGCGGTGCGTGACGCGCCGTCGGTGCCGGCCGTGGCCGAACGCCGGGCGGATCTCGGCTACCTGCCGCGGTCGCTGAGCGACGAGGCGGAACGCTACGCGTCGAGCCTGGCCGATCGCTTCTACGCCAATGGCGCGGGCCTTGGCGCGCTGACCCGCGATGCGGATGCGGCCATGGCGGCGGGCAGGACCGAGGCGGCGCATGCGTTGTTCGGCCGCGCGCTGACGCTGGCGCCCGAGCGCTTCGACCTGTGGGCCGGACTGGCGCAGAGCGCGCTGGCCGCGGAACCCGACGACTGGCAGGCGCGCCAGCGCTTGCAGGAAGCCGCAAGCGCTGCCGCCGTCAACGCCTATCTGCGTTCGGGCAACGACGGTGAGCGCGTGCGCGCTTTGGAGCTGATCGCCCGCTCCTACATGCCGCGGCAGTTGTGGAAGCCGGCGATCCGCTCCTATCGCCTGGCGCTGACGATCCGCGACGACGACACCCTGCGCGCCGACTATGAAAAGCTTGTCGCCGAGCACGGCTTCCGCATCATCAACCATCAGGTGGATTCTGACGCCGCCGCGCCGCGCATCTGTCTGGTGTTCTCCGAGAAGCTTCAGACCGCGCGTCCCAATCTCGCCGACTTCGTTCATGTCGATGATGCGCCCGGCACCTCGGTCGAGGTCGAGGACGCGCAGATTTGCGTCGACGGCGTGCGTCATGGTGGCCGTTACGCCATCGAGGTTCGCCCCGGCCTGCCGTCGGCCGACGGCGAAACGATCGAAAAGCCGGTGCGGCTTTCCATCTATGTGCGCGACCGCGCGCCGAGCGTCCGCGTCATCGGCCGCGCCTATGTGCTGCCGAGCGGCAAGGATCCCACGATTCCGCTCGTCTCCGTCAACACAGGCCTGATCGGCGCGGAGATCTATCGCGTCGGCGACCGGGCGATCGCCGAGTTGATCCGCTCCGGCCGCTTTCTCGACCAGTTGAGCGCCTATCGCGCGGACGAGATCCGCAACGACACCGGCGCGCGCATCTGGGAGGGCGAAATCGAGGTGGATCAGGTCCTCAACCAGGATGTGACCACCGCCGTGCCGCTGGACGATATCGGCATTGACCTGAAGCCCGGCGCTTATGCTCTGGTGGCCCGGCCGGCGAATGACGCGCGCAACCAGTGGGGACCCTTCGCCACCCAGTGGTTCGTCGTCTCCGATCTCGGCTTGACGAGCTACAGCGGCCGCGACGGGCTGCACGTGATGGTGCGCTCGCTGGCGAGCGCCAAGGCGCGCGGCGCCGTGACGCTGCAACTGATCGCCGCCAACAACGAGGTGCTGGGCGAGGCGGAGAGCGACGAGGCGGGTTATGCGCGCTTCGCGCCGGGGCTGGCGCGTGGCACCGGCGGCATGCGTCCCGCCGTGCTGATGGCGCGCGCCGCCGACGGCGACTATGCGTTTCTCGATCTGGCCAAGGCGGCGTTCGATCTGACCGATCGCGGCGTCGAGGGCCGGCCCGCGCCGGGGCCGCTTGATGTCTACGCATTCACCGAGCGCGGGGTCTATCGTCCCGGCGCGCAGGTGCATGCCATGGCTTTGGTGCGCGATTCCAAGGCAGTGGCCTCGGGCGACGTGCCGCTGACCTTCGTCTTCGCCCGTCCGGACGGCGTCGAGCACCGGCGGATCAACAGCCCCGACGGAGGGCTCGGCGGACACAATGTGACGCTGCCGTTGTCGCCGGGCGCCGCACAGGGCACCTGGTCGCTGACCGTCTACGCCGATCCCAAGGGCGAGGCGCTGGCCCGCAAGACCTTCCTTGTCGAGGATTTCCAGCCCGAGCGCGTCGATTTCGACCTTGAGACCGACGCCACGCGCATCGATCCGCAGGACCCGCCGGAAATCGCGCTTTCGGCCCGCTACCTCTACGGCGCGCCCGCCGGCGGCCAGCGGCTGGAAGGCGAGATCACCCTGCGCCCCACGCGCACCTGGGGTACGGAGCACAAGGGCTATCTCTTCGGCCTCGCCGACGAGGAATCCTATCCCAACAGTCAGGCGCTGCCGGCCGATCTCGTCACCGACGAGGACGGCGCGCTGTCGTTCGTGCCGCTGCTGCCGGAGACACCGGCGGACACGCAACTGACGCAGGCCGAGATCGTTGCGCGTCTGGTGGACGCCGGCGGCCGCTTTGTCGAACGCACGCTGAGCCTGCCCGTGGCGCCGGAGGGGCCGCGCATCGGCATCCGTCCGTTGTTCGAGGATGCGGTGGAGGAGGGTGGTCCCGCCGCCTTCAACGTCATCGTCGTCGATGAGACCGGTGCGCGCCAGGAGGCAAAGGGCCTGTCGTGGACGCTGTCCAAGCTCGAACGCAATTACCAGTGGTATCAATCGGACGGTACCTGGCAGTACGACGCGGTGACCACGACGCAGCGCGTGGATACGGGCACGCTGGACGTGTCGGACACGGATGTCGCCGCTCTGTCCTTGCCGGTTCAATGGGGTCAGTACCGGCTCGAAATCACCGTGGGCGGCGCTGCTCCGACCGCCACGTCCGTGGATTTCTCCGCCGGCTGGTATGTCGCCGATGCCGGTTCGGAGACGCCCGATGTTCTGGAAGTCGGGTTGGATCGCGAGGCCTATCGCCCCGGCGACACCGCCAAGCTGCGCCTGAAGGCCCGGTTCCCCGGTGTCGCGCTGATCAGTGTGATGGCGGACGGTCTGGTCTCCACGCAGACGGTGGAGGTCGCGCAAGCCGGCGACATGAGTATCGACGTTCCCGTGACCGAGGACTGGGGCACCGGCGCCTATGTTACCGCGACGCTGTACCGTCCGATGGACATCGAGGCCAAGCGCATGCCCGCGCGCGCCATCGGCGTGCAGTGGCTTGGCGTCGAGCCCGGCGACCGGCGTCTCGATCTGTCGCTGGAGGCGCCCGAACAGATGCGGCCGCGCAACACGCTTTCCGTGCCGTTGAAACTCGCCAATCTGGCGCCCGGCGAGGAAGCCTATGTGACGCTCGCCGCGGTGGATCTGGGCATTCTCAATCTCACGCGCTACGAGCCGCCCGCGCCGGATGCGTGGTATTTCGGCCAGCGTGAGCTGGGCATGGAAATCCGCGACCTCTACGGCCAGCTCATCGACCGCATGGCCGGTACCCGTGGCCGCGTGCGCTCGGGGGGCGACGGCATGGGCTGGGCATCCAGGGGCCGCCGCCGACCGAGAAGCCCGTGGCGCTGTTCTCCGGCATCGTGCGCGTCGGCGACGACGGCGCGGCGCTGGTCGAATTCGAAGTGCCGGACTTCAACGGCACCCTGCGTCTGA